Genomic DNA from Candoia aspera isolate rCanAsp1 chromosome 14, rCanAsp1.hap2, whole genome shotgun sequence:
GGTTGTGATGTAGGATGTGATGGATATAATGTTTGAGAACACCATATCCCGGTAAGAGAGAGGTTTTCTGTTACCAGGGATAAATATTAGATACCTGAAATCAAAGAGCGAGGGGACTCTAAAAGTGTAAAGAGTGAAGAAAAGTTATGTGCAAAACTTTCTGGGAACAGAAcgttctggagaattctggaacatTACGTTTCTTCTTCGCTGGACCCTGCTGATCTGGCAGTTTTCCTGCAATTAATCTCCCAGATTGGTGCATTGTGGAGAGAAATGGCGTGTTCCATCTTCAGGGATGGTAGGCTTTGTCCCCCCCAGGAGAGAAGGTTTCCTTTTGTTCAGAGAATTGTGAGAAGAATGTAAAATGCTTTGGGATTGAAGCGCTCCAGACTCCCAGTGGGGCCTCTCCGAATGTACAAGACAAGGGGTCCTTCTGGCCGCAGAATAGCCTCTTTGGAGGTTGGAACATTTTGACCTTGAAAGGTTTTGCACATCTCTAATTCTGGGTCTCATTGATGGGAGCCACAGAGCCCGCCAACTGCAGTGCTTCCTCTGTTAGTGCAGAATTCATGTATGGAATTGCTGGCCCAAAGATGTGAGAATGGCCAAAGTTAGGTGGATTTAAAATCAATTAACTCAAGTCACAGAGGATGAGTGGCTGCTTGCTGGGAACCCGAAGGAATTACTATTGCAGTGGGAAGAATACCCGTTCAGTTTCTCAAGACAGTCTGTTCCTCCATCACACggctccctcttttcctctccaAAAGACCCTCTGAGGCCTTTTTGACCATGCTTGGTCCTTTCTGGGCTTCACAAAGGCCTTATGTTAACGTAACACTGTCTAATTTATGATAATCAACGGTAGATCGAGGCTTGTTGCCTTCATTTGACCGCGGCCAACCTATCAGTTGCCTGTTTGGCTGTGGTGAGAGACGAGGTGGGCCCTTGGCGGAATCGCAGCTGCTGAAAACATGTTAAAATCACCAGGGGGGCACTCTGCCCCATCTGATCCCTGCGTGGCCAGTAAGAATCCCTCTGATTCAGGAAGAAACCATCCGCCGGGCTTTGGGAAGTTGTACCAAGAAAAAGTTTCACCGTGTTTTTATTCCTTGAGAGTTGCTTCTTGGGTTTTGGACTCTGGCATGACTCTTCTTTGCATCCTCTGGGCAGAGCATTCAGGACCACCTGGGCGAAGAGCTGCTCCAGGACTTGATCAACTATTGCCTGAGTTACATCGCCAAGATTAGGCTTCCCAGGAAAAGGTATGTGCCGCTGCCCTCTCCTGTATGCAACCTTTCCTTGAAGAAGGGGCATGCTAAGAATTCGGGTTAGCATTTCCGGAGAACTCTGCAATATCAGACCAGGGTGTTTTGAATCCAGCACCCTCGGAAAGCCACAGCATGAATGCTAGAGCCTCCTCTTGCTTCTGTTACGCAGTGAGTCAGGCAAAGAATGTGCCACCCTCTGCCCCTTGGCACAATGTTTAACCAGTACACCGCATTGAGCCTGTTCCTCCGCGCGGAAAATAAACATGCCAATCTGGACCTATGTAAAAAATTCCGTGCATGGAATAAACTAGCATATCAAGGAGAGAACCCTGCCAAGTATCTCTTGAATGCTAGTTTTCTACCTGCAGGGCACTTGTATGGAGGAAATGCAATCCCGTATCTACATCAAACAATGGGAACACCTGCTTTACTGCTCCTTTAGCGTGGCTCTTAGATTTTATGGTTTGTGCTAGAAACACTCCTCCAAGGGGAGAGATTTCCCTTGGTAAGAGGAAGGGTGTGCAGTTGCTCTGGTGGAGGGCAGCTCTAAGCCTGGAGGGTGTACTTCCAACCAGAGAAGGATTTCAGAAACACTTTGGTTCTCGTGGGAGAGTCATTTACCTCCGCTGTCCCCTCGCCCAGTGGACCTGGTTTATTCCCCTCTCCAGCTGTACGTGCGATTATTTATTCTTTTAGGGGCACTTTCATTGAATTCCGAAATGGGATGCTGAACGTTTCCCCCGTTGGCAGAAGCTGCAGCCAAGCGGAACGGATGGAGTTTTTTGAACTCGATAAGGCAGGTGATCGGGTGCTGCTTTAGGCTCCCAGTTCCTTCTCAGTGGTCTGGAGCTTTTCAGGGGAGAGCTGGTGAGCCTGCAGAGGAGGTAGGAATCGGGGCAGGCTTAAGCTGGATGGACCTTCCGTAAACCACAGTTAAGCCATTTTTGGACTTTTGGGTATTTTTAAGGGGTGCGATGGATGCCCTAAGCAAGTTATTTCACCATTCAAGCATCTGGCCAAACTCCCAGAAATTGACTTTGAGTTTTCCAGGAACTGCAGATAGATTGGGGGGCTCGTGAGATTTCCAGGCAACCTGCCTGAGTACCATTTCTGAAGCCAGTCTGTGGGGCACTGACATGGAATGGTGGGGTTCCAGTGCAAGCCTCTGCTCGTAGGCTCAGAGGTAGACTCCCTTGAATCCAGGGGAGTTACACCGAAGTAACAACATATATGCCAGCTACTCTGTGAGCTGCTTTGAGGATCCAGGCATAATTGTCAGTCCCACCagttagaccagaccaggaaatcaattccacaggaaggctaaaaccatATTGGTTGAGAtgggctgtaataacagaatcttgccagtctgtgCTTGTCCTGCCGCCGCCtcctccagtgaatcagggaggggtctgtctgagccacttttGAACGTTATCCCATTGTTAAACATGGGAAACATGACTTAAAACATGTTTCAGCCCCCCACTTTGCccaggtaatggttcttgcatatttccgtCAAGGTTGTCGTCTTCACTCTACAGCGATATAGAAAGCAGTCTTGGTACAAATCTATTCTGTGATCTTggcaccaagaaaaaaaattgcgAACGTCTGTCTGTGACCCTGAAATGGTTAAGATGGTGCTATCGGTGCACACTGATCTTTAAGGACACGTAATACGCATCATGTTTTTGCTTTCGGCAGTATGCCCTCACTGCAgtgaaaaatcaaatgcaaactCTTCTATTAGTAGCTATCTGGATCTCCTTCCCTTGCAACAGGCTGGACCTGAACAGTGCACAGGCACAGAAATCCAGGGTCTTCTGATCACGAAAGTTAGTGtaggaaaaaaattctgaaagaattccagcaacttttGTGTTTCAAATCAGTATAGTGAATCAAGAGTTGTTCTGGAGTTAGgcagtctagaccagggtttctcaacctcatcaacttgaagatgtgtggacttcaactcccagaattcctcagccagccatgctggctggggaattctgggagttgaagtccacacatcttcaagctgccaaggttgagaaaccctggtctagacatttgacaaataaatagtaataaaggTTTAAGggcctccccccaccttttttggTGCGGCAGGAGACCTGGTTTCCACCAGCCCCTTGTTTTGGAACAGCCAGATCTGCTCCAACTTGTTTTTCTCTGCCTGCAGGCGAGTTCTCGTACTCATGAAAGCTTTTGTGGACTAGAAGCATGAAATGTATAACTTTTTCAGTCCAACCTCCTGCTGGTGGGCTGCAGCTGTGAAACAGGTTGGAAATCCTGGGAAACATATTAACACCTCCCAAGGGAAGGCCCTTTGAGTGGAACTCTCAAAGGAATGGGGCCCTACAGGGGGTCGGTTTGTAGACCAAGTTCTAAGAGGGACTGAGGAGTTTCATGGATGGTCTTCTCTCTGAGAAAGCACTGGGCACAACTTGGGTTGCCCAGCCTCCAGATAAGGCGATAGGGCAGCTTATCCCCCAGAATCTGTGGTGACCAGATGGGGTTTTATGGCAGGTGCGCAGCAGCACAGGGTCTCTGCTGGCAGGAGGAAGCCAGGAGGATGCTGCTGAAAATCCAGCTTCTTCCCTGAACTGATGGATCTGCTTTGCTTGTATTTCTTTGAACAGAGGGAACGCATCCGAGACAGATTTGTGGCCGATTTACGACGTGACTTTGCGGGAAAAGGCCTCACGTTTTCCATAGGTATCACTTTTTAAGAACAGAAGTAGAAAATTGCATTCAGAAAGTATCCCCCTTGTCTGCATATCCTGAAAAATTAGCAGAGGGCCCTCTCATCTTCCCCCGTGCTAGTTGGGAGGAGAGGAACAGCCCCGGTCTGCAAAGCCTTTGCTGCTTTCCTCTGATTTGCTGTTTTCTGGGGGCGCCCACAATCCTGATGGGAATGAAAACCCATTTCAGGTGGGGGGCACCAAGTTGGAAAAAACTAGGCTGATttggcagtacaggtagtcctcgtttaacgacggccattgggaccagaattgggccagaactttgaggaccagtcgtaagtccctttgttcagtgcatcataactttgaacggtcactgaacgagtaGTCGGTAAGCAAAGACTACTTGTAGCAGAATGTTAACTGctccctctcacacacaaacacacagcagAAATGTCTGGTGTCGGTGTCAGATGTACGGATAGGGGAAATGCAACTGAGATGCTGAGTTCTGGGAGATCCAGCTAACATTTGCTATGGATTGGCAGATTAATGCTGAGATCCTTGAGGGGATGGGACAGCTCAAGAGTTGTACTAGTAgcgatgatggtgatggtgatgatgatgaagaagatgcCCCACCCACCCAAGGATCGCAGCCTTAGCCTGCAATTCTGTagcaatgaattattattattattattattattattattattattattattattattattatttaacagtATGTGATATAAAACAGAATAGCACAGTGTCAACAATCCAATAAATTTAGCTCAGAAACCActaaagaaatacattaaaacagtACTTTTTAAACAATGTCCTGGGATGGGACAGCGTATCGGTACATCCATAATAATTTACAAGCTCACGGTTGATGGCGTTTCCCCATTGGAGGTCCCAGACCAAGCTCCAGTTTTGAGGGAAGAAATCTGACATCTCACACACCATTGCTAGCCTTCAAGGTGGGCTCTTTCAGGGCTGGGAAGAGGGTGGAGTGGAGGCGCACCATAATTTCTCAGGTTTACTGAGGGGAGCAGTGGATCTCCAGAATCTCCAACTCTTCAGAGAAGTGTACCCAGAGTATCTACAGCAGCTTCATAGCTGACCAGAGATGTTGTCCCACCTGAGGGTTTcttcttggatttctggaaatcaTTGGATTTCTCAGACGTGGCGAGAGGGCTGCATTCCCCCATCAGAGGTAGCATTGCCCTGTGGAGGGACATCTGAATCAGGAGACGTCACTATCTAGGGCCAGAACTGAACTCTCTCTTGGCATCTGAACAGGGTAGTGTTCATTTGTGGTTCCTGGGTTCTGTGTCTCTGGATTTTTGTTCCATTCAGAGCTACCCTTGCTCAAATCAGCTCCATCATTTCTGTTGCTCAGCCCACCATCCTCACTCTTATTTTATCTCTCCAGGAGGGCAGATCAGTTTTGACGTATTCCCCAACGGTTGGGACAAGCGATACTGTTTAGGAATTGTTTCTCAGGACAACTTCGAGAAGATCTATTTCTTTGGAGATAAGACTATGCCGGTGAGTATGAGACCAGAACAGGTTGGTTGGATCCAAATACTGCTTTGAGACTAGGTGACCCAAGAGAATTGCCATAGGGATTCTTCCTAAAGATATCAGTGTGAAGATAACTGGTACTCAACTTGTGGTGGTACCATAGCACATCCTCACACTGTTTTTTGGCAACAGCGTCAGGGTACAGCATCTACACTCCAGACCTGagatctcctgctggcttcctatcCAAGTGCTGACCATCCCAACCCCATCTagctttccaagatcagccaaggcctGCGACAAATGTACGTGTGTACAGCAGTAACATGGagacacacacaccctctttTTTTCCCAGCTGAATGGTAACAAATGGCGGTGACTGAACAAAGTGGCAAGGGATGGTTTCAGTATTTCGGTGAAACTTTTGAAATGATGAAACctggtgggttgttttttttgtaAGTAAACCCCTGAGATCTTTCATGAGCAGTTTCTCCTGGGTTTTGGGAAGAGAGACAATTTTTGGATCCCAAACATTAAGGGGGAAAGCTTCTGTTCTGTAGGATTCTTTCTTCTGGAACATAGTTGCTGAAAATTAAATAGAATTTTTAGCAGAAATGTTGATTTTGACCTATTTGTTCAATGACAGCAAAGAAGTGCATTTTCTGAGCAAAGTGGGCCTAACAGAggacaacctcctcctcctcctcaatttCCTCAATTGTCGTTCTCATTTGCAGGGTGGGAATGACTATGAAATTTACACGGACCCCAGGACCCTTGGCCACAGCGTCTCTTCACCCGAGCAGACGAGAGAAATATGTGAagacttgttttttaaatagatgATGGACTTCCTTTGCACTGAAGCCAGGTTCAGGACCAATATTTGAAAACTCCTGGGGGAAAGGCTGGGGTACCGTCAGAACTGGGAGGAAGGATTTGCGCCTATCCCGCCCACTTGGCTGTTCTGAGCTCATACATTGCACAAAGCTGTGGTTTCTTCCCCTATGTTTAAGGAAGGAGCAGTTGTTGGGTTTGCACAATGTAATGAGCCATAAACCAGGATTCACAAACCATCATCGCAGAGTTTACGCAAGTCGGTTCCCCAGAATAAAACAGCCGGTTTGATGGCTTGGTGCAGTTTGTGGATTAGATCCGTCTTGAGAAGGAAACTGCCGTTTTCAAAGTGGAAAgcagagcggggggggggggggtctcaaGCGTGAAGTCACCCAGAACCTTGCTTAAGAGTCCTCTGGGTAATCGTTTTGCACCGACTGTCTGGCTTTGCGGGACAAGTCCTAACAGTGGAGATTCTTTCTCGGCATGGAAGCATCTTCAGGATTCGATTTGTCTCCGAAGGCCGATTTCTGATGCACTTCAGAACGCCCCTCGCCCCAAGCAATTTGTGGGAATGGCCCACGAGACTTGCACAGCTCCACGTGTGCCAAGTATCCCAGAAACCATCTGTGGGGTAAGAAATACTCCACTGGCCCAAATACGTAATCCACCCTGTTAGGTTTATCTAGTTGCTCAGTAGCTCAAAAACTCTACTGTTGGGTCATGGTTCGGTCTTTCCGCAATGGAACAAGAATATTCTTGTTCCGGTGGTGTTTGGGTGCCTTCTGAAGGAAGCTGGCTGACCCCGTTCTCGCTCCCTCCATTCTCACTCCATCCCTACAACCTGGTCCTTCCCCACGCCATCTGCAGATCCATTTTTGGAAAGGTAGTCCGAAGCACCTGGTTCTGAACCCTTCTTCAATCTCGGATAGCATTCAGTGGTTCCCTTTTATGTTTGGAATTTAACGGACTGGAGAAAGACCGGAAGAGCCCCCGGTTCCTCCCACAGGCATTTGAAAGTCTAAAAGACAGGTCAGCTCAGCTTGCTCGATCTGCAGTTAGATTTCTGGACACTAAGCTGTACTCCAGCATCAAACTGGATCATCTCTCATTAAAATCTCTGTGAATTGTGTGCGTTTTCTGTCCAGCGTTTGACCTCCAGAGGGCTTCTCTTCCCACCCCTGACACCAGAAACAGCCATTGTTGGCATTCTTGAGGTTTCAAGAGGACTGGAACCATCAGGGGCCACAAATGCTCTTGAACCTGGCTTGCAGTGACTTTAAAAATTAGGACGGGCATTATCCTGCCTTTTGAGATGTTTGAAGCCTGCCCTTTAATGAAGTTGGAAGGAGAGAGGCTTTTATGCAAAGCTGGCTTTAAAATTAAGACCCTGCCTAATTAAAGTTAGCCAGCCCTTCCGAAGAAGAATCAAATTCACCACTCTCAAAAGACTGACAGTTCCTGAATAAACCACAGCAAGTTGGGTTTTTTGTTCGCTTATTGGAAACAAACCAGTTTTTGGTGTGGTGGTCCAACTTTTGTGCTTTTAGGTAGTATGTTTGGGGCCTGCCTTTCCTCAAGGAAGCCTACATGGCACTCCCTCCTTCCAAGccacaaaatatttgtttcacGCATGAAGCCAAACACAATTTTTTGAAAGAGCATTGGACCCTAATGTCAAGTCATATGTGCCAGGAGAAACTGTTGTTTTGCACTACTGTGCTGTCATCATTTTCACATTTCTAGGCAGTCTCtgaaccagtttggtgtcgtggttaaggcaccaggctagaaaccgggggaccctgagttctagtcctgccttatgcacaaagccagctgggtgaccttgggccagccactctctctcagccccaggaaggaggcaatggcaaaccacttccaaagaaccttgccaagaaaactgcagggactgatccaggcagtctccgagaatcagatacaattggaacagattttttaaaagcagtctcTATACCTTTCTACGTAAACATAAACATGATGTTTTTTAAGAATTACCACACACATCCACATCTGATTGATTTAAAGTTGTGGTGGTTTTAGGTTTCTAACATCTTGCAGTGCATTTATGCCTGGGGAAGTACACACAGTAAACATGATTTACTATAATCATGGCCCTATAAGGTAGAGGAATGTCTGGTGAACTTCTGTACAAAATTCAGCTCCTTGAAATATTCAGACGTAGAAGAGCCATGttagtagccaaaaatcaggagtctctTATCATCctaaaccagtgttcctcaa
This window encodes:
- the PMM2 gene encoding phosphomannomutase 2, coding for MEGDGGSALCLFDVDGTLTAPRQKITSEMADFLQALRQKVKVGVVGGSDFEKIQEQLGVDVVGKYDYVFPENGLVSYKDGKLLSKQSIQDHLGEELLQDLINYCLSYIAKIRLPRKRGTFIEFRNGMLNVSPVGRSCSQAERMEFFELDKRERIRDRFVADLRRDFAGKGLTFSIGGQISFDVFPNGWDKRYCLGIVSQDNFEKIYFFGDKTMPGGNDYEIYTDPRTLGHSVSSPEQTREICEDLFFK